From Pseudomonas sp. stari2, a single genomic window includes:
- the treS gene encoding maltose alpha-D-glucosyltransferase, which produces MAKKPKSATFIKDPLWYKDAVIYQVHVKSFFDSNNDGIGDFPGLIAKLDYIAELGVNTIWLLPFYPSPRRDDGYDIAEYRGVHSDYGTMADAKRFIAEAHKRGLRVITELVINHTSDQHPWFQRARKAKPGSAARDFYVWSDDDQKYDGTRIIFLDTEKSNWTWDPVAGQYFWHRFYSHQPDLNFDNPQVMKAVLSVMRYWLDMGIDGLRLDAIPYLIERDGTNNENLPETHDVLKQIRAEIDANYPDRMLLAEANQWPEDTQLYFGDTDAEGVNGDECHMAFHFPLMPRMYMALAQEDRFPITDILRQTPEIPANCQWAIFLRNHDELTLEMVTDKERDYLWNYYAADRRARINLGIRRRLAPLMERDRRRIELLNSLLLSMPGTPTLYYGDEIGMGDNIYLGDRDGVRTPMQWSIDRNGGFSRADPASLVLPPIMDPQYGFQSVNVETQAGDPHSLLNWTRRLLTVRKQSKAFGRGTLKMLSPANRRVLAYTREYTGPDGKHEIILCVANVSRSAQAVELDLSAYVGMVPVEMLGGNAFPPIGQLNFLLTLAPYGFYWFGLAAENQMPSWHVEPAQSLPDFTTLVLKKRMEELLEAPSRATLEQGILPNWLQNRRWFAGKDAAIDQVKLAYGVRFGDAQHPVLLSEIEVHSDGQTSRYQLPFGFISEDQVGPALPQQLALARVRRVRQVGLITDAFSLEAFIRAVLQGMQSGTVLESSDGEIRFEATPHLDKLGLGAESEVRYLSAEQSNSSVVIGNSLVLKLIRKVASGVHPELEMSAYLTAAGFANISPLLGSVIRRDGRGEDNLLMIAQGYLSNQGDAWEWTQNNLERALRDELADAVSEQSQHYNALGELKDFAGMLGQRLGEMHQVLAAPSDNKDFAPQISSTKDAQATGKDVGAQVEHALKLLKQHQGELDAADQRLVARLLDHKKTILAHVQELAKKSAGGLRIRVHGDLHLGQVLVIKGDAYLIDFEGEPARPLAERRGKHSPYKDVSGVLRSFDYAAAMTINVHNVDNSPEAEAARRRVAERYLREAREAFVEAYRRAAASLDHAWQDPEGADAALALFGLEKAAYEVAYEAENRPTWLPVPLHGLYGLLTGLEPFSDLGGE; this is translated from the coding sequence ATGGCGAAGAAACCCAAGTCAGCCACCTTCATCAAGGACCCGCTCTGGTACAAGGACGCGGTGATCTATCAGGTTCACGTCAAATCATTTTTCGACTCCAACAACGACGGGATCGGCGATTTTCCCGGCCTGATCGCCAAACTCGATTACATCGCCGAACTCGGTGTCAACACCATCTGGCTGCTGCCGTTCTACCCGTCGCCACGGCGCGATGACGGTTACGACATTGCTGAATACCGCGGTGTACACAGTGATTACGGAACAATGGCCGACGCCAAGCGCTTCATCGCCGAGGCGCACAAGCGTGGTTTGCGGGTCATCACCGAATTGGTCATCAACCACACCTCGGATCAGCACCCGTGGTTCCAGCGCGCGCGCAAGGCCAAACCCGGTTCAGCGGCCCGCGACTTTTATGTGTGGTCGGATGACGACCAGAAATACGACGGTACGCGGATCATTTTTCTCGACACCGAAAAGTCCAACTGGACCTGGGACCCGGTGGCCGGCCAGTACTTCTGGCACCGTTTCTACTCGCACCAGCCGGACCTCAATTTCGACAACCCGCAAGTCATGAAAGCCGTGCTGTCGGTGATGCGTTACTGGCTGGACATGGGCATTGACGGCCTGCGACTGGACGCGATTCCGTACCTGATCGAACGTGACGGCACCAACAATGAAAACCTCCCGGAAACCCACGACGTCCTCAAGCAGATCCGCGCCGAAATCGACGCCAATTATCCGGATCGCATGCTGCTGGCCGAGGCCAATCAATGGCCGGAAGACACCCAGCTGTACTTCGGTGATACCGACGCCGAGGGCGTGAATGGCGATGAATGCCACATGGCGTTTCACTTCCCGCTGATGCCGCGCATGTACATGGCGCTGGCCCAGGAAGATCGCTTTCCGATCACCGACATCCTGCGCCAGACTCCGGAGATCCCGGCCAACTGCCAATGGGCGATCTTCCTGCGCAACCACGATGAACTGACGCTGGAGATGGTCACCGACAAGGAACGCGACTACCTCTGGAACTACTACGCCGCCGACCGCCGTGCGCGGATCAACCTCGGCATTCGCCGGCGTCTGGCGCCGCTGATGGAGCGCGACCGTCGGCGCATCGAACTGCTCAACAGTCTGCTGCTGTCGATGCCCGGCACGCCGACCCTGTATTACGGCGACGAAATCGGCATGGGTGACAACATCTATCTGGGCGACCGTGACGGTGTGCGCACGCCGATGCAATGGTCGATCGACCGCAACGGCGGCTTCTCCCGGGCCGACCCGGCCAGTCTGGTGCTGCCGCCGATCATGGACCCGCAGTACGGCTTTCAGTCGGTCAACGTCGAAACCCAGGCCGGCGACCCGCATTCGCTGCTGAACTGGACCCGTCGCCTGCTGACTGTACGCAAGCAATCCAAGGCGTTCGGTCGCGGCACCTTGAAAATGCTCTCGCCGGCCAACCGACGCGTGCTGGCCTATACCCGCGAATACACCGGGCCCGACGGCAAGCATGAAATCATCCTGTGCGTGGCCAACGTGTCGCGCAGCGCGCAAGCGGTGGAACTGGACTTGTCTGCCTACGTCGGCATGGTGCCGGTGGAAATGCTTGGTGGTAACGCATTTCCGCCCATCGGCCAGCTCAACTTTCTGCTGACCCTGGCGCCTTACGGCTTCTACTGGTTTGGCCTGGCGGCGGAAAACCAGATGCCGAGCTGGCACGTTGAACCTGCGCAGAGCCTGCCGGATTTCACCACGCTGGTGCTGAAAAAACGCATGGAGGAACTGCTGGAGGCGCCGTCCCGCGCCACCCTCGAACAGGGCATCCTGCCGAACTGGCTGCAAAACCGCCGCTGGTTCGCCGGCAAGGACGCCGCCATCGACCAGGTGAAACTCGCCTACGGCGTGCGCTTCGGCGACGCGCAGCATCCGGTGTTGCTCAGCGAAATCGAAGTACACAGTGACGGGCAGACCAGCCGTTATCAGCTGCCCTTTGGTTTCATTTCGGAAGATCAGGTAGGGCCGGCGTTGCCGCAGCAACTGGCTTTGGCGCGAGTGCGCCGGGTGCGTCAGGTCGGGTTGATCACTGACGCCTTCAGCCTTGAAGCGTTTATACGCGCTGTTCTGCAAGGCATGCAGAGCGGCACGGTGCTGGAATCCAGCGATGGCGAAATCCGTTTCGAAGCCACGCCGCATCTCGACAAACTTGGTCTCGGCGCGGAATCCGAAGTGCGTTATCTGTCTGCCGAGCAATCCAACAGTTCGGTGGTGATCGGCAACAGCCTGGTGCTCAAGTTGATCCGCAAAGTCGCGTCTGGCGTACACCCGGAACTGGAGATGAGCGCTTACCTGACAGCGGCCGGATTTGCCAATATTTCCCCACTGCTCGGCTCGGTGATTCGTCGCGACGGGAGGGGCGAAGACAACCTGCTGATGATCGCCCAAGGCTATCTGAGCAATCAGGGCGATGCCTGGGAATGGACGCAGAACAACCTCGAACGGGCGTTGCGCGATGAGCTGGCGGACGCCGTGTCCGAACAGTCGCAACACTACAACGCCCTTGGCGAGCTGAAGGATTTCGCCGGTATGCTGGGGCAGCGTCTGGGGGAAATGCATCAGGTGCTGGCAGCGCCGAGCGACAACAAGGACTTCGCACCGCAGATCAGCTCGACCAAGGATGCGCAGGCGACCGGCAAGGATGTCGGCGCTCAGGTCGAGCACGCGCTGAAGTTGCTCAAGCAGCATCAGGGCGAACTCGATGCAGCGGATCAGAGGCTTGTCGCTCGTCTGCTCGACCACAAGAAAACCATCCTCGCCCATGTGCAGGAGCTGGCGAAGAAATCCGCCGGCGGCTTGCGCATCCGCGTTCATGGCGATCTGCATCTGGGGCAAGTACTGGTGATCAAGGGCGATGCGTACCTGATCGATTTTGAAGGCGAACCGGCGCGGCCACTGGCCGAGCGCCGGGGCAAGCACAGTCCGTACAAGGATGTCAGCGGGGTGCTGCGTTCCTTCGATTACGCCGCCGCGATGACCATCAACGTACACAACGTCGACAACAGTCCCGAGGCCGAGGCGGCGCGTCGCCGGGTCGCCGAACGCTATTTGCGTGAGGCCCGCGAAGCATTTGTCGAGGCATATCGCCGGGCGGCAGCTAGTCTTGATCATGCCTGGCAGGATCCTGAAGGTGCCGACGCCGCACTGGCGTTATTCGGTCTGGAGAAAGCGGCCTACGAAGTGGCCTATGAAGCCGAAAATCGCCCCACCTGGCTGCCCGTGCCGTTGCACGGTCTGTATGGGTTGCTGACGGGGCTGGAACCCTTTTCCGATCTTGGTGGAGAGTAG
- a CDS encoding alpha-1,4-glucan--maltose-1-phosphate maltosyltransferase, producing the protein MTAEKTSEQSYNPHIPLSQALLLPRIVIENTRPSLDGGQFAVKAVVGREIVVTSKIFADGHDKLAVRIRWREEGEEIWQSEVMSDQGNNGWEGRFRPQRMGRYLYLIEAWIDQFASFQYELEKKHTAAVPVSLELQEGRTMVQQAAERSEGSLSERLAALHHELSGLLETEQVALFLHPQSAQMMTEADHRPYLSISAEFPLDVERELAEFASWYELFPRSITDDPARHGTFNDVHSRLPMIQDMGFDVLYFTPIHPIGRSHRKGRNNSLTAGPDDPGSPYAIGSEEGGHEAIHPQLGTREDFRRLVAAAADHGLEIALDFAIQCSQDHPWLKQHPGWFNWRPDGTIKYAENPPKKYQDIVNVDFYAPEAIPSLWVELRDIVVGWVEEGVKIFRVDNPHTKPLPFWQWLIADVRTLHPEVIFLAEAFTTPAMMARLGKVGYTQSYTYFTWRNTKAELASYFSELNESPWRECYRPNFFVNTPDINPAFLHESGRPGFLIRAALATMGSGLWGMYSGFELCESAPVPGKEEYLDSEKYEIRVRDFNQPGNIIAEIAQLNRIRRQNPALHSHLGLKIYNAWNDNILYFGKRSADGSNFILVAVSLDPHHPQEANFELPLWEMGLPDDATTHGEDLMNGHRWDWHGKYQFMRIDPAYQPFGIWRITAA; encoded by the coding sequence ATGACTGCTGAAAAAACCTCCGAACAGAGCTACAACCCGCACATCCCGCTGTCGCAGGCGTTGCTGCTGCCACGCATCGTCATTGAAAACACCCGGCCATCGCTTGATGGCGGGCAGTTTGCCGTCAAGGCTGTGGTCGGGCGCGAAATCGTGGTCACCAGCAAGATCTTCGCCGACGGCCACGACAAACTGGCGGTGCGCATCCGCTGGCGCGAGGAAGGCGAGGAAATCTGGCAAAGCGAAGTCATGAGCGATCAGGGCAACAATGGCTGGGAAGGCCGGTTCCGGCCCCAGCGCATGGGCCGTTATCTGTACCTGATCGAAGCCTGGATCGACCAGTTCGCCAGCTTTCAGTACGAATTGGAGAAAAAACACACCGCCGCCGTCCCGGTCAGCCTGGAACTGCAAGAAGGCCGCACGATGGTGCAACAGGCCGCCGAACGTAGCGAAGGCTCGCTCAGCGAGCGGCTTGCAGCGTTGCACCACGAATTATCCGGTCTGCTCGAAACCGAGCAGGTCGCGCTGTTCCTGCACCCGCAGAGTGCACAGATGATGACCGAGGCTGATCACCGCCCGTATCTGAGCATCAGCGCCGAGTTTCCGCTGGACGTCGAGCGTGAACTGGCTGAGTTCGCCAGTTGGTACGAGCTGTTTCCCCGCTCGATCACCGACGATCCCGCCCGTCACGGCACTTTCAACGATGTGCACTCGCGCCTGCCGATGATCCAGGACATGGGTTTCGATGTGTTGTATTTCACGCCAATCCACCCGATCGGCCGCAGCCATCGCAAGGGCCGCAACAATTCCCTGACTGCGGGGCCGGACGATCCGGGTAGCCCCTATGCGATCGGCAGCGAAGAGGGCGGGCACGAAGCGATTCACCCGCAACTCGGCACTCGTGAAGACTTTCGTCGACTGGTGGCGGCTGCCGCTGATCATGGTCTGGAAATCGCCCTCGATTTTGCGATTCAGTGTTCCCAGGATCACCCTTGGCTCAAGCAGCACCCCGGCTGGTTCAACTGGCGGCCGGACGGCACGATCAAATACGCGGAAAACCCGCCGAAGAAATACCAGGACATCGTCAACGTCGACTTCTACGCGCCGGAAGCGATTCCGAGCTTGTGGGTCGAGCTGCGTGACATCGTCGTCGGTTGGGTCGAGGAGGGCGTAAAGATCTTTCGCGTCGACAACCCGCACACCAAGCCGCTGCCGTTCTGGCAGTGGTTGATTGCCGATGTGCGCACGCTGCACCCGGAGGTGATCTTCCTCGCCGAGGCGTTCACCACCCCGGCGATGATGGCGCGGCTGGGCAAGGTCGGTTACACCCAGAGCTACACCTATTTCACCTGGCGCAACACCAAGGCTGAATTGGCGAGTTACTTCAGCGAACTCAACGAATCGCCGTGGCGTGAGTGCTACCGGCCGAATTTCTTCGTCAACACCCCGGACATCAATCCGGCGTTCCTGCATGAGTCGGGGCGGCCCGGATTTCTCATCCGTGCGGCGCTGGCGACCATGGGCTCGGGCCTGTGGGGCATGTATTCGGGGTTCGAACTGTGCGAATCGGCGCCGGTGCCGGGCAAGGAGGAATACCTCGACTCCGAGAAGTACGAGATCCGCGTCCGCGACTTCAACCAGCCCGGCAATATCATTGCCGAGATCGCCCAACTCAATCGCATCCGCCGGCAGAACCCGGCGCTGCACAGCCATCTGGGCCTGAAGATCTACAACGCCTGGAACGACAACATTCTGTACTTCGGCAAGCGCAGCGCCGATGGCAGCAATTTCATTCTGGTGGCCGTCAGCCTCGACCCGCATCACCCGCAGGAGGCCAATTTCGAATTGCCACTGTGGGAAATGGGCCTGCCGGACGATGCCACCACCCACGGCGAAGACCTGATGAACGGCCATCGCTGGGACTGGCACGGCAAGTACCAGTTCATGCGGATCGACCCGGCTTATCAGCCGTTCGGGATCTGGCGGATCACCGCAGCCTGA
- a CDS encoding MgtC/SapB family protein, which translates to MNAWWHEVWETLQAEFADIGDASQLTRITVRLLMAAVLGGILGFEREHKGKAAGVRTHMLVALGAALFVLVPQLSGSQADAMSRVVQGVIAGIGFLGAGTILKNHEGDEGHVKGLTTAAGLWMTAAIGVAAGLGREATALLSTLLALGIFNVMPRIVKVFEKDHEP; encoded by the coding sequence ATGAACGCCTGGTGGCATGAAGTGTGGGAAACCCTGCAAGCGGAATTTGCCGACATCGGCGATGCATCGCAGCTGACGCGGATCACCGTGCGCCTGTTGATGGCGGCGGTATTGGGCGGGATCCTGGGATTCGAGCGCGAGCACAAGGGTAAGGCTGCCGGGGTCCGAACGCACATGCTGGTGGCTCTCGGTGCGGCGCTGTTTGTGCTGGTGCCGCAATTGTCCGGATCACAGGCCGACGCGATGAGCCGGGTAGTGCAAGGAGTGATCGCCGGTATCGGCTTCCTCGGGGCCGGCACCATTCTGAAGAATCATGAAGGCGATGAAGGTCACGTCAAGGGCCTGACTACCGCTGCCGGTCTGTGGATGACCGCTGCCATCGGCGTCGCGGCCGGATTGGGCCGCGAAGCGACGGCGTTGCTCAGTACGTTGTTGGCGCTCGGGATCTTCAATGTCATGCCGCGGATCGTCAAAGTCTTCGAAAAAGACCATGAGCCCTGA
- a CDS encoding DUF3203 family protein, which yields MTVRIENQTCFFATENGEQIRLCGDLTVITDSEKSMSAVEIEGRRVYITEAEADALTVAGARDGRKHLKATDSDSVI from the coding sequence ATGACCGTGCGCATCGAAAACCAGACCTGTTTTTTCGCCACCGAGAACGGTGAACAGATTCGCCTGTGCGGCGACCTGACGGTCATCACCGACAGCGAAAAATCGATGTCCGCCGTGGAAATCGAAGGCCGGCGCGTTTACATCACAGAAGCCGAAGCCGATGCGCTGACCGTCGCCGGTGCCAGGGACGGACGCAAACATCTCAAGGCCACCGACAGTGATTCGGTGATTTGA
- the ccoG gene encoding cytochrome c oxidase accessory protein CcoG, producing the protein MSERIPVRTVEASPQIKKVPARPMKAKHATSDNQIFTRSFTGLFRTLRMSGAGFLFLLFFGTVWLNWGGRQAVLWDLSESKFHIFGATFWPQDFILLSALLIIAAFGLFAITVFAGRVWCGYTCPQSSWTWIFMWCEKITEGERNQRIKLQAAPWSLNKLARRAAKHTLWLAISVLTGLTFVGYFTPIRPLAEELLTLQIGGVSLFWVLFFTGATYINAGWLREAVCMHMCPYARFQSVMFDKDTLAISYDAARGENRGPRKREVKPAEAGLGDCIDCQLCVQVCPTGIDIRDGLQMECIGCAACIDACDSIMDKMNYARGLIRYTSERELQGGKTHLLRPRLIGYVAVLVVMIGALALALVERPMVSLDVTKDRGLFRENGQGQIENIYTLKVINKTQQRQDYNLSLVDGDGFQLQGKTELSLAAGEIIDVPVSVAMTTDRPASSSQTLSFKIADSDEPEIYSVAKSRFVAPMNR; encoded by the coding sequence ATGAGCGAACGAATCCCCGTCCGAACCGTAGAAGCATCTCCCCAGATAAAAAAAGTACCGGCGCGCCCAATGAAGGCGAAACACGCCACCAGCGACAACCAGATCTTCACCCGCAGCTTCACTGGCCTGTTCCGCACCTTGCGCATGAGTGGCGCGGGGTTTCTGTTCCTGCTGTTTTTCGGCACCGTGTGGCTGAACTGGGGCGGGCGTCAGGCGGTGCTTTGGGACCTTTCCGAAAGCAAATTCCACATCTTTGGCGCGACCTTCTGGCCCCAGGACTTCATTCTGCTGTCGGCGCTGCTGATCATCGCCGCGTTCGGCCTGTTCGCCATTACCGTGTTCGCTGGCCGGGTGTGGTGCGGCTACACCTGCCCGCAGAGCTCGTGGACGTGGATTTTCATGTGGTGCGAGAAGATCACCGAAGGTGAACGCAACCAGCGGATCAAACTGCAAGCGGCACCCTGGAGCCTGAACAAACTGGCACGGCGTGCGGCCAAGCACACGCTGTGGCTGGCGATCAGCGTGCTGACCGGCCTGACATTTGTCGGCTACTTCACCCCGATCCGCCCGTTGGCCGAAGAGCTGCTGACCTTGCAGATCGGCGGTGTCAGTCTGTTCTGGGTGCTGTTTTTCACCGGCGCCACCTACATCAACGCCGGCTGGTTGCGTGAAGCGGTGTGCATGCACATGTGCCCGTATGCGCGGTTCCAGAGCGTGATGTTCGACAAGGACACCCTGGCGATTTCCTACGACGCGGCCCGAGGCGAAAACCGTGGCCCGCGCAAACGCGAGGTGAAACCGGCCGAAGCCGGCCTCGGCGATTGCATCGACTGCCAGTTGTGCGTGCAGGTCTGCCCGACCGGCATCGACATCCGCGACGGCCTGCAAATGGAATGCATCGGCTGCGCGGCGTGCATCGACGCCTGCGACTCGATCATGGACAAGATGAATTACGCCCGCGGCCTGATCCGCTACACCTCCGAGCGCGAGTTGCAGGGTGGCAAGACGCATCTGCTGCGTCCGAGGCTGATTGGTTATGTCGCGGTACTGGTGGTGATGATCGGCGCCCTCGCCCTGGCCCTGGTCGAACGGCCGATGGTGTCGCTGGACGTGACCAAGGACCGTGGCCTGTTCCGTGAGAACGGACAGGGTCAGATCGAAAACATCTACACCCTCAAAGTCATCAACAAGACACAGCAGCGCCAGGACTACAACTTGAGCCTGGTGGATGGCGATGGCTTCCAGCTGCAAGGCAAGACCGAGCTGAGCCTTGCTGCAGGCGAGATCATCGATGTGCCGGTGTCGGTGGCGATGACCACGGATCGCCCGGCCAGCAGCTCGCAGACCTTGAGTTTCAAGATTGCCGACAGCGATGAGCCTGAGATTTATAGCGTGGCGAAGAGCCGGTTTGTTGCGCCGATGAATCGGTGA
- the mapR gene encoding GntR family transcriptional regulator MpaR (MapR regulates genes involved in Pseudomonas quinolone signal (PQS) production and anthranilate metabolism): protein MKRYEKFADDIAELIRSGVLGPGQRVPSVRYASQTYGVSPSTVFQAYYLLERRGLIRARPRSGYFVNTHAPSPFSEPVISSQVNESTKVDVSELVFSVLESIKDPSTVPFGSAFPSPELFPLQRLSRSLASAAREMDPRMVVTDMSPGNPQLRRQIALRYMVGGLMLPMEELLITNGALEALNLCLQAVTEPGDLVAIEAPAFYASLQVLERLKLKAVEIPVHPRDGIDLGVLAQTLERHPIKACWCMTSFQNPMGATMPEAKKQELVELLKRHQVPLIEDDVYAELYYGQQAPKPAKAFDTEGLVMHCGSFAKSLAPGYRIGWVAAGRYAQKIERLKLMTSLCASMPAQAAIADYLQHGGYDRHLRKLRYALEEQQSAMLAAIARYFPAQTRVSQPAGGYFLWLELPPQMDSLKLFQMALAQGISIAPGPIFSPTQRFSNCIRLNYGSPWTESSEKAMETLGRIVRSF, encoded by the coding sequence ATGAAACGCTACGAAAAATTCGCCGACGACATCGCTGAACTGATCCGCTCCGGCGTCCTCGGCCCCGGCCAGCGGGTGCCGTCGGTGCGCTACGCGAGCCAGACCTATGGCGTCAGCCCGTCCACGGTATTCCAGGCCTATTACCTGCTGGAACGTCGCGGTCTGATCCGCGCCCGGCCGCGCTCCGGTTACTTCGTCAACACCCACGCCCCGAGCCCGTTCTCGGAGCCGGTGATCAGCAGCCAGGTCAACGAATCCACCAAGGTCGACGTCAGCGAACTGGTGTTCTCGGTGCTGGAATCGATCAAGGACCCGAGTACCGTGCCGTTCGGCTCGGCATTCCCCAGCCCGGAACTGTTCCCGCTGCAACGCCTGTCACGTTCGCTGGCCAGCGCAGCCCGGGAAATGGACCCGCGCATGGTGGTCACCGACATGTCGCCCGGCAACCCGCAACTGCGCCGACAGATCGCCCTGCGTTACATGGTCGGCGGGCTGATGCTGCCGATGGAAGAACTGCTGATCACCAACGGCGCCCTCGAAGCGCTGAACCTGTGCCTGCAAGCGGTGACCGAACCCGGTGATCTGGTGGCCATCGAGGCCCCGGCGTTCTACGCCAGCCTGCAAGTGCTGGAGCGGCTGAAGCTCAAAGCCGTGGAAATTCCCGTGCACCCGCGCGACGGCATCGACCTCGGCGTGCTCGCCCAGACCCTGGAGCGTCATCCGATCAAGGCCTGCTGGTGCATGACCAGTTTCCAGAACCCGATGGGCGCAACCATGCCCGAGGCCAAGAAACAGGAACTGGTGGAACTGCTGAAACGGCATCAGGTGCCGCTGATCGAAGACGACGTCTACGCCGAACTCTATTACGGCCAACAGGCGCCAAAACCGGCCAAGGCGTTCGACACCGAAGGTCTGGTGATGCATTGCGGCTCGTTCGCCAAGAGCCTGGCCCCCGGCTACCGCATCGGTTGGGTTGCCGCCGGACGCTATGCGCAGAAGATCGAACGCCTGAAACTGATGACCTCGCTGTGCGCCTCGATGCCGGCCCAGGCGGCGATCGCCGACTACCTGCAACACGGCGGCTACGACCGGCACCTGCGCAAACTGCGCTACGCCCTGGAAGAACAGCAAAGCGCGATGCTCGCGGCCATCGCCCGCTACTTCCCGGCGCAGACTCGCGTGAGCCAACCAGCGGGCGGCTACTTCCTGTGGCTGGAACTGCCACCGCAGATGGATTCGTTGAAGTTGTTTCAGATGGCGTTGGCGCAAGGCATCAGCATTGCGCCGGGGCCGATATTCTCGCCGACTCAAAGATTCAGCAATTGCATCCGGTTGAACTACGGCAGCCCGTGGACCGAGAGTTCGGAGAAGGCGATGGAGACGTTGGGGCGGATTGTGCGGTCGTTCTGA
- a CDS encoding SDR family oxidoreductase, whose translation MDKVIVITGGGRGIGAATALLAAEQGYRICINYQSDEQAAHHVLDQVRERGATAIAVRADVSIEDEVIGLFHRVDTELGRVTALVNNAGTVGHKSRVDEMSEFRILKIMKTNVLAPILCAKHAILRMSPKHGGQGGSIVNVSSVAARLGSPNEYVDYAASKGALDTFTIGLSKEVAGEGIRVNAVRPGYIYTDFHALSGDPDRVSKLESAIPMARGGRPDEVAEAIVWLLSDKASYATGTFVDLGGGR comes from the coding sequence ATGGACAAAGTCATTGTGATCACCGGCGGCGGGCGCGGAATCGGGGCCGCCACTGCGCTGTTGGCTGCCGAGCAAGGCTATCGGATCTGCATCAATTATCAGTCTGACGAACAGGCGGCCCACCACGTACTCGACCAGGTACGTGAGCGCGGCGCCACCGCCATTGCCGTACGTGCCGACGTCAGCATCGAAGACGAAGTGATCGGCCTGTTTCACCGGGTCGACACAGAGCTGGGCCGGGTCACCGCACTGGTGAACAACGCCGGCACCGTCGGGCACAAATCGCGGGTCGACGAAATGTCCGAGTTCCGCATCCTCAAAATCATGAAAACCAACGTTCTGGCGCCGATCCTCTGCGCCAAACACGCGATTTTGCGCATGTCGCCCAAACACGGCGGGCAGGGCGGCAGCATCGTTAACGTGTCTTCGGTTGCCGCGCGTCTGGGCTCGCCGAACGAGTACGTCGACTACGCGGCGTCCAAGGGTGCTCTCGACACGTTCACCATCGGTCTGTCCAAGGAAGTGGCGGGCGAGGGGATTCGCGTCAACGCGGTGCGTCCGGGCTACATCTACACCGATTTCCACGCGCTGAGCGGCGATCCGGATCGAGTCAGCAAGCTGGAGTCGGCGATTCCGATGGCCCGAGGCGGGCGACCGGATGAAGTGGCGGAGGCGATTGTGTGGTTGTTGTCGGACAAGGCTTCGTATGCCACCGGGACCTTCGTCGATCTCGGCGGCGGGCGTTAA